ATTCGTAAACTACCGATTTCCACCAGGCGCGTTTGACATTGTTTTTTAACTCTACGCCATAAGGACCGTAATCCCATGTGTTTGCCAAACCACCGTAGATATCGGAGGACTGAAAAATCAATCCACGACGTTTGCAAAGAGAAACCACCTTATCCATTAGATTTTCTATCATTTTGATATTTTGTTGAAAGAGAATTATACCATTGCTTATATACCTTTTATTTATTAATCAATGTATCTTGTTTTCTAAATCTGTGTAATCAATTCGCAGATTATATCTTAAAAATACTTTGCTTCCAAATTCTCTATTGCTTTCATTACTTCTTCGACCTGTATTGAATCTATGCATTCATTGTTTTTATTCCTGCATATTCTTTTCCAGCATGGAGAGCAGGCAGGATTATGGTAGATTATTTCTTTTTTTTCTGTAAAAGGACCATTTCTAGACGGGGGAGTTGGTCCATAAAGTCCTACAACAGGCAGTCCCAATGCGGCGGCTAAATGAAGAGGTCCCGTATCTCCGCCGACAGCCAGAGAACATCTTTTCAATAAAGATACAAGTTGAGAAATTGTGGTAGCTGGAGCGATTAGAAGTTTATCCGAAGCCATTTTGTTTATTTTCTGCGCTTTTTCTTTTTCGGCTTCCCCTACACCCCAGATAAGCATTACCTTCCAGTTTTTCTTTGCGGAAAGCAGTCTTCCCAATTGAGCAAATCTTTCTGCTTTCCATGTCTTGTTTCCCCATCCGGCACCTTGAATTAAAGCGATTACTTTATCATTAGGCGAAACATCTGTTCGTTGGAAATATTGCCCTATATGTTCTTTTGCTGATTCTTTTTCCGGAATCGGAAATTCTATTATTTTTTCTGCCTGTAAAGGTTCAACGAAATCCAGATATTTTTCGACTATATTGGCGCTTGGCGTAGGGATTCTTATATTTAGAAAGAAAAATTGCTGCTCTTTTGTTTCCTCTTTTGCAAATCCCCATCTTTGAGTAGCTCCTGAAAGATATGTAATAAGACCTGTTCTGAATAGTCCCTGGAGGTCAAGAACAATGTCAAATCTTCTTTGTCTTATGTCTCTTGCAAATTTCCAGAAGCCGTGTTTTTTCCATATTATAACCTCATCTAAATAAGGATGTTTCTCCAAAAGTTCGGCAAATTTTTCTTTAACTCCCCAGGCAATATATCTGTTTGGAAAAGATTTTTTTAATGAAGCAAGCAAGGGTAATGCATGAACTATATCGCCTAGAGCAGATGGTTTTAATATGAGAATACGTGTTTCGTCAGTTTTAAATACAGCTGTCATATTTTTATTTTGCGAATTATATTTTTAGTGGAGTGATTTTTAGGGTCTCCA
This is a stretch of genomic DNA from bacterium. It encodes these proteins:
- a CDS encoding glycine--tRNA ligase produces the protein MIENLMDKVVSLCKRRGLIFQSSDIYGGLANTWDYGPYGVELKNNVKRAWWKSVVYE
- the waaF gene encoding lipopolysaccharide heptosyltransferase II, whose protein sequence is MTAVFKTDETRILILKPSALGDIVHALPLLASLKKSFPNRYIAWGVKEKFAELLEKHPYLDEVIIWKKHGFWKFARDIRQRRFDIVLDLQGLFRTGLITYLSGATQRWGFAKEETKEQQFFFLNIRIPTPSANIVEKYLDFVEPLQAEKIIEFPIPEKESAKEHIGQYFQRTDVSPNDKVIALIQGAGWGNKTWKAERFAQLGRLLSAKKNWKVMLIWGVGEAEKEKAQKINKMASDKLLIAPATTISQLVSLLKRCSLAVGGDTGPLHLAAALGLPVVGLYGPTPPSRNGPFTEKKEIIYHNPACSPCWKRICRNKNNECIDSIQVEEVMKAIENLEAKYF